A window of Acidobacteriota bacterium genomic DNA:
TAGTACGACGTGAAGTCGTTCTTGTCGGGAGGATGCAGATGCGTGAGGACCGCCCCGTAGAGAAAGTTCAGAGGAAGGAATACCAGCAGGACGACGGCGAGGAGATCCGCGGCGCTCGCAGGGCGCGAGAGCGCCCCGCGCAGGCGGGAGAGCCCGGGCGCCGTCACGACGCGCCGCCCATCGCCGGCGATTCCGCCGGCAGGGATGAGTCGATCGCGAGGGAGGCGCGAGGATCGCTCCAGCGCCCGACCGCCAGCAGCACCCAGAGCGCCGCCCCCCCGAGGAAGGCCTGCGAGATCGCCAGCCGTCCGAGCCGGTACGGGAAGAAGCGGCGGATCAGATCGTACCCATTCACGGCGATCAGCGCGTACCCCGCGAGGAGAGCGCCGGCCCGCCACCCGGGCGTCTCGGCGGAGCCGATCGCGAGGCTCAGGAGGACGGCGATCGGCACGAGGGCAGCGACGAAGTGGTGCTCCCACGAGATGGGCGACGCGAGGAGGGAACCCAGGACGACGAGCGACATCCCCTCGGCCGCCCTCCCCTTCCGCGCGGTGCGCGCGCCCAGGCCCAGCGACGCGAGGAGCACTCCGGCCGAGAGCGCGCGGCTCACCGCGCTCAGCCATGCCGGCCCCTCGAGGAACTCGTAGGCGTTCATCGTGGCGCCGGTCGCGAGGCGCGCCAGGAACCCGGTCAGGCTCTGGTTGGCGAACGTCGCGGCGCCGCGCGAGAGCGCGGGGAGGAAGTCGCGCAGGAAGACGACTTGATTGCCGAAGCCCGCCCCGGCGACGGAGACGCCTGCGCACACCGCGCCCCCGACGAGCGCGGCCATCCCCGCCCGCCGCCGGCCCGCGAGGAAGAAGAACGCGATCAGGATCGCGGGGGTCAGCTTGATCGCCGCCGCCACCGCGACCGCGGTCCCCGCGAGGCCGTCGCGGCCGCGCTCCAGCGACCAGAGCGCGGCCGCCGTCAGGAAGAGAAGGATCATCCCCACCTGGCCGCACTGCAAGGCGCGGAAGGTCGGGTAGAAGTTCATCGAGGCGAAGGCGATCGCCGCCGCGAGCTCGGGGGCCACGGCGCCGCGCCGCCAGGTGACGAGGAGGCCCACCGACGCCGCGAAGAGTGCCGCGTTGCCGAGAAACCAAATCTGGTTGGCGCGGTGGTACGGGAGCGCCGCCAGGGGCCTGAGCACCACGGCGAGGAAGGGGGGGTAGATGTACGCGCTCGGGTGAGGGATGCCGCGATCCATGGCGAACTTCACCCACGGCTGATCGGGGAGGACGCCGAGATTGAGCGTCGACGGATCGGGGTACAGCATGTCGGGGCGCCCCGACGCGAGGGCGGTCGCGCCGGCGGCATAGGCCTTGAAATCGTTGACGTCGAAGTCGGGGGCGAAGAAGCCGCGCCACAGCGTCGAGTAGGCGAAGACCCCGGCGGTGTGGACGAGGACGACGATCAGCAGAATCCGCGCCGGGTTCGATTGAAGATCCCGCGCCGCGCGGGGCGCGCCGGTCAATGCCCGTCCCCGCCGCGATCGATGTACCCGAGCGACTCGAGGCCCTTGAGGAGCTCGCGCTGGTCGTCCGCCGGCACCGCCTCGCCCGGTCCCGACGCGATGGCGCGCGATTCGAGCGCGATCCTCAGCCTCGCCCCCCTGGGGCTCGACGCGTCGTAGAGATTGCGGCTCTCGAGCGGATCGCTCGCCAGATCGAACATCTCCCAAACGTCCGGGGACGAGGCCCCCACCTGCGTCATCTCCGGGAGGCCGAGGGGATTCTTGAGCCCGGCGTTCCCCGATCCCAGCGCGGGATCGATGCGCCTCGCGGCGGCGACGTCGCGCGCGTACCGGATGAGCTTGAGATCTCCCTGCCGGATGACGCGGACCTTTCCCGCCTCGCCGGGAATCGTCGTGAAGGGATTGTCGCGGTGGTACGCGAGGTCCGACTCGGAGTACACGGGATCGCTCTCCGCCGGCGGCGCCTCGCCGGTGACGCCGCCCCGAAGGTACGACGCGAGGCTGCGCCCGTCGATCGACGCGGGGACCGGAACCCCGGCGGTCTCGAGGACCGTCGGGAGGAGATCCACGAGGCTGACGGGCGTCGCGACGGTCCGGCCGGCGCCCCCCGACGGGGGGACGACGATCATCGGGATCCGGATGCTCGGCTCGTAGACCTGCGCGCCGTGCGAGAAATAGTAGCCGTGCTCCCCGAGCGCCTCGCCGTGATCGGCGGTGATGACGACGAGCGTGTTCTCCGAGCCCTTCACGGCGGCGAAGGCGTCGAGGAGCCTCCCCACCTCGAAGTCGGTGTAGCTCACCTCGCCGGCGTAGAGGGATATCGCGCGCGACACCGTCGCGGCGGGAAGCGTGTTCCGGTACATGAGCTCGGCGACGGGAATCCGGTTCGAGCCGACGTCGTCGTAGAGAGTGAACGGCTCGCCCGGCGCCGTGTCGGCGCGCGAGCGCCAGGGCTCCGGAGGCCAGTACGGCCAGTGCGGGTCCAGGTAGTGGACCCAGAGGAACCAGGGGCGGTCGCCGAGCGACCCGAGCATTCGGATGGCGCGATCGGTCGTCTCGGCCCCCGTCTCGCGCCCGTACTTCAGCGTCTCGAAGCGGCTCAGCTCGCGGCGCGCGTAGTACGGAAAAGCCCCCGACAGGAGCGACACCGTCGAGAGATCAGAGACCTGCCCCCGCAGGCCGTTCTTCGTCCAGAACTCGTCGAACCCCCTGCCGAGGCCGCTCCATCTGCCGACGAGCATGTTCGCGACCACGCCGCGCGTCGCCCACCCGCGCGCCCTCAGGGACGAGGCGATCGTGGCGTGCGACGCGGGAAGGGTCGAGAAGAGATTCTTGAGGCCGTGACGTCCGGGGTAGAGGCCCGTCATCAGCGACGCGAGCGCCTCGGGGGTCTTCGGAAGCGGCGTCGAGGCCTCGGTGAAGGCGACGCCCCGCGCAGCCTCTGCGTCGATCCGCGGGGTCACGGCGCGATCCAGCTCCGGGAGGTGAGGCCGCCCGCGGCGGAACGCCCCCACCGCGTCCGCGCGCAGCGTGTCGATGCTGACGAGCAGGATGTTCGGCGCCCCCGCGGCGGGGGCGGGTTCGCGAAACGATGCGCGGGCGAGGATCCAGGCGGCCGGGGCGAGCGCCACGACCGCGGCCGCCGCCAGACCCGGCCCGACCCACCGGGACACGGCCGCGCCGCGCCGCCGCCCGGTGTCGACCCGGGAGGCGGCGAACGTCACGAGGGTCGCGCCCGCCATCCCGGCGAGAAGCGCCCCCCTCGCCGCCCAGACGGGGGAGGCCGTCGATCGGAGGAGCCATGACGAGAGGGCCGAGATCGCCAGCGCCTCGACGGGCCAGCACGCGGCCGCGAGAACTCCGGCGCGCCCCGACAGGAGCGCGGCGCCCGCGGCGCCGAAGCAGAGGCCCCACCCCGCCCCCGACGCCGTCCCCCAGAGAACGAGCGAGGCCGCGTCGAGCCGGGAGTCGTAGAGCCGGGGATCCAGGAGGATTCGAGCGGAGGCTTCCGCGGCGCCGGCGACGACGCACGCGAGGACTGCGAGGAGGAGCGAGCCGGCGAAGAGTCCCATCCGACCGCTTCGAGACGTGCTTCCCCCGGATCTCGTCATCGCGGCGATGATACTTCCGGAGGGAGGGGCGTTCCACCGGAGCGCCCCGCGAGGTGAGACCCGCGACGGGGCGCTCCGGAGGTGATTCCTAGGAGGCGAAGCCGAGCGACTTCGTGATGTACCCGGTGACGCTCTTGTAGACGACGCGCGGGTCCTTGCGGATGTAGGCCGAGTAGCGCTCGGCCGCACGCACCGGGTGCTTGACCATGTAGGTCATCCGCATCCGGAGGTTCTCGCGCGCGACGGCCCGCTCGAGCTCCTGCGCGGACATCTGCGGCGTGTTGAGGTTCGCCGTCGAGACGCGGAGCTTCGTGTAGTCGAACTCCTTCGAGAGGTACTGGTGCTTGAGCGACTCGTCGTACAGCGGCGAGCCCGGGATCGGGTTCGCGTAGAAGTACAGCGTGTTGTCCGCGTCGAGCTCGCGCGCGAAGCGGAACGTCTGCCGGAGCTGCTCCCTCGTCTCGCCGGGCATGCCGACCACGAAGAAGGCCTCCATCTCGATCCCCATCTGGCGGATCTTCTTCGCAAGCGGGAGCACGTTCTTGAGCTTGAGCGGCTTCCGGATGATGTGCTTCAGGACGTACTCGTCACCCGACTCGATCGCCATGAAGAGCTTGTAGCATCCCGACTCGGCCATCTTCTCGATGAGCTCGTCGTCGAGGGCCCAGAGGGCGATCCCCGAGGGGGCGGTCCAGATGAGGTCGTACTTGCGGTCGATCATCATCTGGAAGAGCTTCATCGCGCGCGCCTTGTCGAGCGTGATGTTGTCGTCGTCGAAGTGGATCTCGCGGATGCCGTACTTGTTGACCAGCTCGTCGATCTCGGCGATGACGTTCTCGGGCGAACGGGCGCGCCACTGCTTCCCCCAGGCCGCGTGCACCGGGCAGAAAGTGCACTTCGCCGGGCAGCCCCGCGAGGTGATCATCGGGGTGAACGGCGTGCGCCGCGTGGTGAGGTACGCGTTGCTGATGGCGAGGTACTTGTCCATCGGCAGGAGGTGACGGGCCGGGAACGGGAGCGAGTCGAGGTCCTCGACGTACTTCTTCCTCTCCGCGCGGACCATCTTCCCGTCCTTGATGAACGCGACCCCCTCGAGAAGGGTCTCGTCCCCCTTCTCGAGCGCGTGGACGAGCGACATCGTGGGGATCTCCCCCTCGCCGAGCATCGCGAAATCGACGTCGGGGCTCGCGAGCGGGTGCTCGGGGATCGCCGACGGGTGCGGGCCGCCGATCATGGTGACGATGTCGCGGCCGGCCGCCTTGATGGCGGTGCAGACGCGGATGGAGTCCTCGGCCGACGAGGAGAACAGGTTCGAGACGCCGACCAGATCCGGCTTGAACTCGGCGACGCGCCGCGTGATCTCGTCGAACGACAGGCCGTATCGGATGATGTTGTCGCCGATCGGCTCCTCGTGGTAGTAACCCTCGACGACGGCGTCGATGATGCCCGCCTCGTACCCTTCGCGCTCGAGGAGCGCGGCGATGTACGAGATGCCGATCGGCGGATGGGTTCCCTTCGACTCGGTGGCGTAATCGGTGTGCGTCGTGAGCGGCGGATAGACGAAAAGGACTCGCTGGATCTTGCGCGGGCCCTGGAATAACGACATTCGGTAAACCCCCCTTTCAGGAGATGGCCAGTCTTTCCTACTTTGAGAGTAGACCCCAAGGATACAGCGCTGGCGGGCGGTTTGGCAACCCTGAAACCCGAGAAATCCCGTTCTGACGGGCTTTCTCACCCCATGGGAGCCCGGAAAGGCTCAAAGCCACCCCTTTTCCGCGTACGCCGCGACCGTCGCCCTGATCCCGTCGGCCAGGGGCGTGCGCGCGCGGAAGCCCAGGAGCCGCTCCGCCCGGGACGCGTCGTACGCGCGGTCGGAGGTCATGAATTCCACGCGCTCGCGCGTGAGAGGGACCTCCATGCGCGTCACCGCGCGGATCGCCTCGAAGCCCGCCCCCACTCCCCGCGCCAGATTCCTGGGGAGGCTCGCCGAAGGGAGCTTCTTCCCGAGGGCGCGGGCGATCTCCTCGCAGAACGACCGGAACGACACCGGGGACGGGTTGACGAGGTTGAAGGCCGAGCCCGCCGCGGCGGGATGCTCCAGGCAGGCGACGAGCCCCTCGGTCAGATCGTCGATGAAGATCGGATGCACGAGATTCTCCCCGTCGCCGATGACGCGGAAGACGCCCCACTTGATGGCCTTGTAGAGGCCGAGGAGGTGCCTGTCTCCGGGGCCGTACACGAGCCCGGGGCGCGCGACGACGAGCTCGAGCCTGCCGTCCGAGCAGTACTCGCGCGCGTACCGCTCCCCCTCCCACTTCGTCTTCTCGTAGATGTCCGACGGGGCGATGGGCCCGTCCTCCCCGACCGGAGTGCGGCCGGTCGCGCCGTACACCCCCGTGGTCGAGACCTGGACGAGGCGCTTCAGCTTGAAGCGGGTGCACTCCTCGAGGACGTGCTTCGTCGCCTCGTAGTGGACCTTCCAGTAGTGCTCGTCCGGAACCCCGGGGACCCGGAGCTGCCCCGCCACGTTGACCGCGGCGTCGGACTTGAACCCCGCGCTCCGGAAGTTCACCGGGTCGGTGAGATCGCACCGGTGGTACTTCACCGACGGCCCCTCCGGGATCGCCGGCTGGGTCCGGTTGACGAGAAGGTTGATCTGGTGGCCTCGCGCGAGAAGCGTTTCGACGAGCCGGCTCCCGACGAACCCGGTGCCGCCCGTGACGAGGACCCTCACATCTCCATCACGCGGCGGATCACATCCTCGGGGCGCGGGACGCATCCCTTCACGTTGGGGACGCCGTACTCCGACGCGAGACGCTCGGTGCAGTCGCCGACGAGCAGGAGCTTCCCGTGCCCGGCGGGGACCACGGCGTCGCGGCCCCGGATGAGATCCACCCGATCGAAGAGCATCAGCCGCGCCATCTTCGGGAGGAAGGTGAACCAGTACTTCGGGTTCCTCATCCCGAGCTGGAAGGCGTGCTCGACCGCGTGCTCGCACTCGGCGCACGCTCGGTGGTTCTTCCAACCGTAGAAATTGGCGATGCGCTTGGGCTCGTTCTTCGGGAGCTCGAAGACCGTCTTGCGCGCCTCGAACGCCGTCCCGAGGATGTTGGGGTGGCCGCCGAAGTGCCCGCGCTCGACCGCGTAGGCGAGGTGGCGGACCTGCATCGGGTCGACCCCCATGAACCGGGCGCACGCGAAATCGGTCTCGTAGATGTCGGTCCCGAGCGCGAGGACGCCGCACGGCTTCGGGTTCCCCTTCGTCGGGCCGTCCCCGTCCATGCCGACGATGCCGTCGACGAGCGTGAGGTGTGGGCGCGCGAGGCGGGCGTACTCGGCGAGCGCCGGGTGGAGCCTCACCTCGAGATGGTCGAACTGCTTGTCCTCCGGAAGGAGGAGACCCTTCTGATTCTTGACGCCCAGCGTGACGATCGTGTGGAAGTGGGTCTTCATCTTCGCGCAGTTGATGTAGAGGTCTGCGTCGAGCGCGACCTTGGGGAGCCGGAGCCGCCCGTACATCCACCGGACCTCGCGGCGCTCGACGTCGTTGAGGTTGAGGAGCGGCACGCCGAGGCGCTTGCACAGCGCGGCGTACCCGGACACGCGGAACGATTCCTCGACGTTGACGCCGACCGACGAGGCCTCGCCGACGGCGATCTCCGTGACGCCGTGACGGCGGAGAACATGGACCAGCGCCTCGATCACGGCCGGGTGCGTGATCATCGCCGTGTCCGGCACGCCGGGACGCACGATGTTGGGCTTGAGGAAGGCGCTCTTCTTCGATTGTATCGGCCCGCCGAGCACCGCCAGCGCCGTCTCGAGCGATTGCTCGATCTCGCCGACGTCGTAGCGGCCTGCTTCCGCGAAGTAGACGCTCATGAGGGGTTCTCTCCGTTCCCGCGCCGTCCCGGCGAGGACAGCACGACGATTTCCGGGGGACAGTCGAACCGGATGGGCAGGTAGGATGTCCCCAGCCCGCGGCTAATGTAGAGCATCGTGCCGCCGATGTCGTACCGGCCCATCACGAACGGGCCGCCTCCGATGCTCCGCTCCAGCGAGCCGATCCATGGGAGCCGCACCTGTCCGCCGTGGGTGTGTCCGGCGAGGATCAGCTCGACGGGGGGACGGTTGGCGAGAGGGACGGCCTCTCCCGCGCGGAACCTGGCGCGCCCGGTCGCGTCGATCGCGTCGCCGAACTGAACGTAGGCCGAGTCGCTCCGACCCGTCGAGCCCGGGCTGTAGATCCGGATCCACACGCGGTAGGCGACGCCGGCGGGGGCGTCGAACGCGACGTCCGCGAAATCGTCGGGCGCGACCCCGGCGAACGCGGCGAGCGCGCCGCGATCGGGACCGTCGGCGACGCGGCACCCCGCGTCGTCGCGCACCCGGCTCCACGACCCGCGCGTCGCCGTGGCCGCGGCGCACGCGTCGACGTGGATCTCCCCCGCGGCGCGCGGCGGCGCGCAGTGATCGGGCGCCGGGAAGCCGGCGAGCTCCGGGGCCGCCTCCGGGATCAGGCGGATCTCCCCGACCCCGGCGCCGTCCTCTCGCCGCTGGAGGCGGAGCGTGTGGCGGCCTGAAGATGCGAAGGAAATCGAAGGGATGGGCGCGCGCAGATGAGACCCGTCGAGCCAGAACCATCCCGCGCCCCACGGGCCCGACGCGTCTCCCGCGTTGAAGAGCATCGCCTCGGATCGTCTCTCGACGACGGCCGGGCTGTGCGCGAGGAGCATCGCGGGGATTCCCGGCGGGATCGAGGCGAGCGTGGCCGCGACGTCGTCGCGGCCGAAGAAGGGATCGTCCGTCCCCGCGATCGCGAAGCGGCCGCCGCGCCCGGTGACGACGGCCGCGCGGTTTCGGAGCACAGTGGCCCCCGCGCGATCGAGGGCGGCGAAGATCGCGTCCTGGCGCCCCCTGAAGTAGTCGTTGTTGCCGGGCACGGCGAAGACTCCGAGCCGCGCGTGGATTCCACCCACGAGCCGCTCGAGAGCGCGAACCCCCTCGGCGGTGTCGGCGTAGTCGCCGGTCATCACCACGATCGCAGGCTTCTCGGTGTCGATGGCGGCGAGGAGGCGATCCTCACGCGCGTCGTACCCGCGCAGGTGGAGGTCGGAGAGGTGGACGATGCGCTCTCCGCCGAGGGCGCGGGCGAGAGGGCCGTCGGGAAGATCTACGGACGTGGTGGTCAGCCGCCGCGGCTCGATGAGCGCGGCATCCGCAACGGCGGCGAGCGCCGCGGCGCACACGAGGAGCCCT
This region includes:
- a CDS encoding DUF2029 domain-containing protein, with the protein product MTGAPRAARDLQSNPARILLIVVLVHTAGVFAYSTLWRGFFAPDFDVNDFKAYAAGATALASGRPDMLYPDPSTLNLGVLPDQPWVKFAMDRGIPHPSAYIYPPFLAVVLRPLAALPYHRANQIWFLGNAALFAASVGLLVTWRRGAVAPELAAAIAFASMNFYPTFRALQCGQVGMILLFLTAAALWSLERGRDGLAGTAVAVAAAIKLTPAILIAFFFLAGRRRAGMAALVGGAVCAGVSVAGAGFGNQVVFLRDFLPALSRGAATFANQSLTGFLARLATGATMNAYEFLEGPAWLSAVSRALSAGVLLASLGLGARTARKGRAAEGMSLVVLGSLLASPISWEHHFVAALVPIAVLLSLAIGSAETPGWRAGALLAGYALIAVNGYDLIRRFFPYRLGRLAISQAFLGGAALWVLLAVGRWSDPRASLAIDSSLPAESPAMGGAS
- a CDS encoding sulfatase; protein product: MGLFAGSLLLAVLACVVAGAAEASARILLDPRLYDSRLDAASLVLWGTASGAGWGLCFGAAGAALLSGRAGVLAAACWPVEALAISALSSWLLRSTASPVWAARGALLAGMAGATLVTFAASRVDTGRRRGAAVSRWVGPGLAAAAVVALAPAAWILARASFREPAPAAGAPNILLVSIDTLRADAVGAFRRGRPHLPELDRAVTPRIDAEAARGVAFTEASTPLPKTPEALASLMTGLYPGRHGLKNLFSTLPASHATIASSLRARGWATRGVVANMLVGRWSGLGRGFDEFWTKNGLRGQVSDLSTVSLLSGAFPYYARRELSRFETLKYGRETGAETTDRAIRMLGSLGDRPWFLWVHYLDPHWPYWPPEPWRSRADTAPGEPFTLYDDVGSNRIPVAELMYRNTLPAATVSRAISLYAGEVSYTDFEVGRLLDAFAAVKGSENTLVVITADHGEALGEHGYYFSHGAQVYEPSIRIPMIVVPPSGGAGRTVATPVSLVDLLPTVLETAGVPVPASIDGRSLASYLRGGVTGEAPPAESDPVYSESDLAYHRDNPFTTIPGEAGKVRVIRQGDLKLIRYARDVAAARRIDPALGSGNAGLKNPLGLPEMTQVGASSPDVWEMFDLASDPLESRNLYDASSPRGARLRIALESRAIASGPGEAVPADDQRELLKGLESLGYIDRGGDGH
- a CDS encoding cobalamin B12-binding domain-containing protein encodes the protein MSLFQGPRKIQRVLFVYPPLTTHTDYATESKGTHPPIGISYIAALLEREGYEAGIIDAVVEGYYHEEPIGDNIIRYGLSFDEITRRVAEFKPDLVGVSNLFSSSAEDSIRVCTAIKAAGRDIVTMIGGPHPSAIPEHPLASPDVDFAMLGEGEIPTMSLVHALEKGDETLLEGVAFIKDGKMVRAERKKYVEDLDSLPFPARHLLPMDKYLAISNAYLTTRRTPFTPMITSRGCPAKCTFCPVHAAWGKQWRARSPENVIAEIDELVNKYGIREIHFDDDNITLDKARAMKLFQMMIDRKYDLIWTAPSGIALWALDDELIEKMAESGCYKLFMAIESGDEYVLKHIIRKPLKLKNVLPLAKKIRQMGIEMEAFFVVGMPGETREQLRQTFRFARELDADNTLYFYANPIPGSPLYDESLKHQYLSKEFDYTKLRVSTANLNTPQMSAQELERAVARENLRMRMTYMVKHPVRAAERYSAYIRKDPRVVYKSVTGYITKSLGFAS
- a CDS encoding NAD(P)-dependent oxidoreductase gives rise to the protein MRVLVTGGTGFVGSRLVETLLARGHQINLLVNRTQPAIPEGPSVKYHRCDLTDPVNFRSAGFKSDAAVNVAGQLRVPGVPDEHYWKVHYEATKHVLEECTRFKLKRLVQVSTTGVYGATGRTPVGEDGPIAPSDIYEKTKWEGERYAREYCSDGRLELVVARPGLVYGPGDRHLLGLYKAIKWGVFRVIGDGENLVHPIFIDDLTEGLVACLEHPAAAGSAFNLVNPSPVSFRSFCEEIARALGKKLPSASLPRNLARGVGAGFEAIRAVTRMEVPLTRERVEFMTSDRAYDASRAERLLGFRARTPLADGIRATVAAYAEKGWL
- a CDS encoding DUF362 domain-containing protein, which gives rise to MSVYFAEAGRYDVGEIEQSLETALAVLGGPIQSKKSAFLKPNIVRPGVPDTAMITHPAVIEALVHVLRRHGVTEIAVGEASSVGVNVEESFRVSGYAALCKRLGVPLLNLNDVERREVRWMYGRLRLPKVALDADLYINCAKMKTHFHTIVTLGVKNQKGLLLPEDKQFDHLEVRLHPALAEYARLARPHLTLVDGIVGMDGDGPTKGNPKPCGVLALGTDIYETDFACARFMGVDPMQVRHLAYAVERGHFGGHPNILGTAFEARKTVFELPKNEPKRIANFYGWKNHRACAECEHAVEHAFQLGMRNPKYWFTFLPKMARLMLFDRVDLIRGRDAVVPAGHGKLLLVGDCTERLASEYGVPNVKGCVPRPEDVIRRVMEM
- a CDS encoding metallophosphoesterase, with product MRAARLAGAAGLLVCAAALAAVADAALIEPRRLTTTSVDLPDGPLARALGGERIVHLSDLHLRGYDAREDRLLAAIDTEKPAIVVMTGDYADTAEGVRALERLVGGIHARLGVFAVPGNNDYFRGRQDAIFAALDRAGATVLRNRAAVVTGRGGRFAIAGTDDPFFGRDDVAATLASIPPGIPAMLLAHSPAVVERRSEAMLFNAGDASGPWGAGWFWLDGSHLRAPIPSISFASSGRHTLRLQRREDGAGVGEIRLIPEAAPELAGFPAPDHCAPPRAAGEIHVDACAAATATRGSWSRVRDDAGCRVADGPDRGALAAFAGVAPDDFADVAFDAPAGVAYRVWIRIYSPGSTGRSDSAYVQFGDAIDATGRARFRAGEAVPLANRPPVELILAGHTHGGQVRLPWIGSLERSIGGGPFVMGRYDIGGTMLYISRGLGTSYLPIRFDCPPEIVVLSSPGRRGNGENPS